One region of Sardina pilchardus chromosome 18, fSarPil1.1, whole genome shotgun sequence genomic DNA includes:
- the eef1akmt2 gene encoding EEF1A lysine methyltransferase 2 produces MIVMENDTLAIPNMSDSSSEMSQNTSQENDFTPSKLGTKDYWDQAYQRELETFKDIGDVGEIWFGEESMDRVIRWIETQNLPDDISILDIGTGNGMFLVELAKQGFTKLTGVDYSSASVELAKGVLREEGFTEVNIVEMDFLNPPSGLTSFDMCMDKGTFDAISLNPADGQQGKAQYVASLRRLLRPQGLFIITSCNWTKEQLLQIFSPGFELVKELPTPRFQFGGVTGNSVTALVFRHQA; encoded by the exons ATGATTGTTATGGAGAACGACACTTTAGCAATCCCTAACATGTCAGATTCCTCCTCTGAGATGAGTCAAAACACTTCCCAGGAGAATGATTTCACACCATCAAAGCTCGGGACCAAAGATTA CTGGGATCAAGCTTATCAGAGGGAGCTAGAGACATTTAAAGACATTGGAGATGTCGGTGAGATTTg GTTTGGTGAAGAGAGCATGGATCGAGTGATCAGATGGATTGAAACACAAAATCTGCCCGATGACATTTCTATATTAGACATAGGAACAGGGAATGGAATGTTCCTTGTAGAACTG GCCAAACAGGGATTCACAAAGCTCACTGGTGTAGACTACTCTTCTGCTTCTGTAGAGCTGGCAAAGGGGGTGCTGAGGGAAGAGGGATTTACTGAAGTAAACATTGTG GAGATGGATTTCCTCAACCCTCCGTCCGGCCTGACTTCTTTCGACATGTGCATGGACAAGGGCACGTTCGACGCCATCAGCCTGAACCCGGCGGACGGGCAGCAGGGCAAGGCGCAGTACGTGGCCTCCCTGAGACGGCTTCTGAGGCCCCAGGGCCTCTTTATCATCACTTCCTGTAACTGGACCAAGGAGCAGCTGCTGCAGATCTTCAGCCCAG GATTTGAGCTGGTGAAGGAGCTCCCAACTCCTCGCTTTCAGTTCGGCGGGGTGACGGGGAACAGCGTGACGGCCCTAGTCTTCAGGCATCAGGCCTAA